In Delphinus delphis chromosome 18, mDelDel1.2, whole genome shotgun sequence, the following proteins share a genomic window:
- the TMCO3 gene encoding transmembrane and coiled-coil domain-containing protein 3 isoform X1 yields the protein MQARLSRSLWTALPCPSSRIMKVLGRSHLWVWLPFLHLLASGAEHEEAVRHAIELHRRQGAAVTQRRQWVLDGCRKLSGLLRQKAVVLNKLKSAVRAVEKDASLSDEEKLFQVHMFEIFQKELNESENSVFQAVHGLQRALQGDYRDVANVKESSRQRLEALRKAAIKEETEYVELLAAERHQAEVLKSMQHRNKSLSLLDEILEDVRKAADRLEKETEERAFDDNRSVRGVNFEAVLRVEEDEAGSKQNLTNREVEEDLGLSMLIDSQNNQYILTKPRDATIPRADPHLIKDIVTIGMLSLPCGWLCTTIGLPTMFGYIICGVLLGPSGLNSIKSVVQVETLGEFGVFFTLFLVGLEFSPEKLRKVWKISLQGPCYMTLLMVAFGLLWGHLLQIRPTQSVFISTCLSLSSTPLVSKFLVGSARSDKEGDIDYGAVLLGMLVTQDVQLGLFMAVLPTLIQAGAGAHARRLPLFPSVAMEILRVLGLVGQVLFSLAAVLLFCLVVRTYLVGPYCRRLHAESKGNKEVLILGISAFTFLMLTVTELLDVSMELGCFLAGALVSSQGHVVAEEVVSCVEPVRDFLAIVFFASIGLHVFPTFVLRELAVLLALTLSVVAMKFALAALVLSLLLPKTSQYVKWIVAAGLAQVSEFSLVLGSRARRARIISREVCLLILSVTTLSLLLAPLLWRAAVARCAPRPERRPSL from the exons ATGCAAGCCCGACTTAGCAGGAGTCTTTGGACCGCCTTGCCCTGTCCCTCAAGTCGGATCATGAAGGTGCTGGGGAGAAGCCACCTGTGGGTGTGGCTCCCGTTCCTTCACCTGCTGGCCAGCGGCGCGGAGCACGAGGAAGCGGTGAGACACGCCATCGAGTTGCACCGGCGCCAAGGGGCGGCCGTCACCCAGAGGAGACAGTGGGTCCTGGACGGTTGCAGAAAGCTCTCCGGGCTTCTTCGCCAAAAGGCTGTGGTTCTTAACAAACTGAAAAGTGCAGTCAGAGCAGTGGAAAAAGACGCCAGCCTTTCGGATGAAGAGAAGCTGTTTCAGGTGcacatgtttgaaattttccagaaagagctgaatgaaagtgaaaactCAGTCTTCCAGGCCGTCCATGGACTCCAGAGAGCCCTGCAGGGCGACTACAGGGACGTGGCCAACGTGAAGGAGAGCAGCAGGCAGCGCCTGGAGGCCCTGCGGAAGGCAGCCATCAAG GAAGAGACGGAGTATGTGGAGCTTCTGGCAGCAGAAAGACATCAGGCTGAAGTTCTTAAAAGCATGCAGCATCGGAACAAAAGTTTATCCCTCCTGGATGAGATCCTTGAGGACGTGAGGAAGGCGGCAGACCGTCTGGAGAAGGAGACGGAGGAACGCGCTTTTGACGACAATAGGTCG GTCAGAGGGGTCAACTTTGAGGCAGTTCTGCGGGTGGAAGAGGACGAGGCCGGCTCCAAGCAGAACCTCACGAACCGGGAGGTCGAGGAGGACCTGGGCCTGAGCATGCTCATCGACTCCCAGAATAACCAGTACATCCTGACCAAGCCCAGGGATGCCACCATCCCGCGGGCAGACCCCCACCTCATCAAG GACATCGTCACCATAGGGATGTTGTCCTTACCATGCGGCTGGCTCTGTACAACGATAGGACTGCCGACCATGTTTGGTTACATCATCTGTGGCGTGCTTCTGGGGCCCTCCGGACTCAACAGTATTAAG TCAGTTGTGCAGGTGGAGACGTTGGGAGAATTTGGCGTGTTCTTTACTCTCTTCCTCGTTGGCTTAGAATTTTCCCCAGAGAAGCTGAGAAAG GTGTGGAAGATCTCCCTGCAGGGGCCCTGCTACATGACTCTGCTCATGGTGGCCTTTGGCTTGCTCTGGGGCCACCTTCTGCAGATCAGACCCACCCAGAGCGTCTTTatctccacctgcctctccttGTCGAGCACACCCCTGGTGTCCAAGTTCCTTGTGGGCAGCGCTCGCAGCGACAAGGAAG GCGACATCGACTACGGCGCGGTGCTGCTGGGGATGCTGGTGACGCAGGACGTGCAGCTGGGACTGTTCATGGCTGTCCTGCCCACGCTCATCCAGGCGGGAGCCGGCGCACACGCCAG GcgtctccctctctttcccagcGTCGCCATGGAGATCCTGCGGGTCCTGGGCCTGGTCGGGCAGGTCCTCTTCTCGCTTGCTGCggttctcctcttctgtcttgtCGTGAGGACCTACCTTGTGGGACCGTACTGCCGGAGGCTGCACGCGGAGAGCAAGGGGAACAAGGAGGTCCTCATCCTGGGAATCTCCGCTTTCACCTTCCTCATGCTGACG GTCACCGAGCTCCTGGACGTGTCTATGGAGCTGGGCTGCTTCCTGGCCGGAGCCCTGGTGTCCTCCCAGGGCCACGTGGTCGCTGAGGAGGTCGTGTCCTGCGTGGAGCCCGTCCGCGACTTCCTGGCCATCGTGTTCTTCGCGTCCATAG GCCTTCACGTGTTCCCCACCTTCGTGCTGCGCGAGCTCGCCGTGCTGCTGGCCCTCACGCTCTCGGTGGTGGCCATGAAG TTCGCCCTGGCAGCCCTGGTCCTGTCTCTGCTGCTGCCCAAGACCAGCCAGTACGTCAAGTGGATCGTGGCCGCGGGGCTGGCCCAGGTCAGCGAGTTCTCTCTGGTCCTGGGGAGCCGGGCGCGCAGAGCACGTATCATCTCTCGGGAG GTGTGCCTCCTCATCCTGAGTGTGACCACGCTCAGCCTCCTCCTGGCCCCGCTGCTGTGGCGCGCGGCCGTCGCCAGGTGTGCGCCGCGGCCCGAGAGGAGGCCCAGCCTCTGA
- the TMCO3 gene encoding transmembrane and coiled-coil domain-containing protein 3 isoform X2, translating into MQARLSRSLWTALPCPSSRIMKVLGRSHLWVWLPFLHLLASGAEHEEAVRHAIELHRRQGAAVTQRRQWVLDGCRKLSGLLRQKAVVLNKLKSAVRAVEKDASLSDEEKLFQVHMFEIFQKELNESENSVFQAVHGLQRALQGDYRDVANVKESSRQRLEALRKAAIKEETEYVELLAAERHQAEVLKSMQHRNKSLSLLDEILEDVRKAADRLEKETEERAFDDNRSVRGVNFEAVLRVEEDEAGSKQNLTNREVEEDLGLSMLIDSQNNQYILTKPRDATIPRADPHLIKDIVTIGMLSLPCGWLCTTIGLPTMFGYIICGVLLGPSGLNSIKSVVQVETLGEFGVFFTLFLVGLEFSPEKLRKVWKISLQGPCYMTLLMVAFGLLWGHLLQIRPTQSVFISTCLSLSSTPLVSKFLVGSARSDKEGDIDYGAVLLGMLVTQDVQLGLFMAVLPTLIQAGAGAHASVAMEILRVLGLVGQVLFSLAAVLLFCLVVRTYLVGPYCRRLHAESKGNKEVLILGISAFTFLMLTVTELLDVSMELGCFLAGALVSSQGHVVAEEVVSCVEPVRDFLAIVFFASIGLHVFPTFVLRELAVLLALTLSVVAMKFALAALVLSLLLPKTSQYVKWIVAAGLAQVSEFSLVLGSRARRARIISREVCLLILSVTTLSLLLAPLLWRAAVARCAPRPERRPSL; encoded by the exons ATGCAAGCCCGACTTAGCAGGAGTCTTTGGACCGCCTTGCCCTGTCCCTCAAGTCGGATCATGAAGGTGCTGGGGAGAAGCCACCTGTGGGTGTGGCTCCCGTTCCTTCACCTGCTGGCCAGCGGCGCGGAGCACGAGGAAGCGGTGAGACACGCCATCGAGTTGCACCGGCGCCAAGGGGCGGCCGTCACCCAGAGGAGACAGTGGGTCCTGGACGGTTGCAGAAAGCTCTCCGGGCTTCTTCGCCAAAAGGCTGTGGTTCTTAACAAACTGAAAAGTGCAGTCAGAGCAGTGGAAAAAGACGCCAGCCTTTCGGATGAAGAGAAGCTGTTTCAGGTGcacatgtttgaaattttccagaaagagctgaatgaaagtgaaaactCAGTCTTCCAGGCCGTCCATGGACTCCAGAGAGCCCTGCAGGGCGACTACAGGGACGTGGCCAACGTGAAGGAGAGCAGCAGGCAGCGCCTGGAGGCCCTGCGGAAGGCAGCCATCAAG GAAGAGACGGAGTATGTGGAGCTTCTGGCAGCAGAAAGACATCAGGCTGAAGTTCTTAAAAGCATGCAGCATCGGAACAAAAGTTTATCCCTCCTGGATGAGATCCTTGAGGACGTGAGGAAGGCGGCAGACCGTCTGGAGAAGGAGACGGAGGAACGCGCTTTTGACGACAATAGGTCG GTCAGAGGGGTCAACTTTGAGGCAGTTCTGCGGGTGGAAGAGGACGAGGCCGGCTCCAAGCAGAACCTCACGAACCGGGAGGTCGAGGAGGACCTGGGCCTGAGCATGCTCATCGACTCCCAGAATAACCAGTACATCCTGACCAAGCCCAGGGATGCCACCATCCCGCGGGCAGACCCCCACCTCATCAAG GACATCGTCACCATAGGGATGTTGTCCTTACCATGCGGCTGGCTCTGTACAACGATAGGACTGCCGACCATGTTTGGTTACATCATCTGTGGCGTGCTTCTGGGGCCCTCCGGACTCAACAGTATTAAG TCAGTTGTGCAGGTGGAGACGTTGGGAGAATTTGGCGTGTTCTTTACTCTCTTCCTCGTTGGCTTAGAATTTTCCCCAGAGAAGCTGAGAAAG GTGTGGAAGATCTCCCTGCAGGGGCCCTGCTACATGACTCTGCTCATGGTGGCCTTTGGCTTGCTCTGGGGCCACCTTCTGCAGATCAGACCCACCCAGAGCGTCTTTatctccacctgcctctccttGTCGAGCACACCCCTGGTGTCCAAGTTCCTTGTGGGCAGCGCTCGCAGCGACAAGGAAG GCGACATCGACTACGGCGCGGTGCTGCTGGGGATGCTGGTGACGCAGGACGTGCAGCTGGGACTGTTCATGGCTGTCCTGCCCACGCTCATCCAGGCGGGAGCCGGCGCACACGCCAG cGTCGCCATGGAGATCCTGCGGGTCCTGGGCCTGGTCGGGCAGGTCCTCTTCTCGCTTGCTGCggttctcctcttctgtcttgtCGTGAGGACCTACCTTGTGGGACCGTACTGCCGGAGGCTGCACGCGGAGAGCAAGGGGAACAAGGAGGTCCTCATCCTGGGAATCTCCGCTTTCACCTTCCTCATGCTGACG GTCACCGAGCTCCTGGACGTGTCTATGGAGCTGGGCTGCTTCCTGGCCGGAGCCCTGGTGTCCTCCCAGGGCCACGTGGTCGCTGAGGAGGTCGTGTCCTGCGTGGAGCCCGTCCGCGACTTCCTGGCCATCGTGTTCTTCGCGTCCATAG GCCTTCACGTGTTCCCCACCTTCGTGCTGCGCGAGCTCGCCGTGCTGCTGGCCCTCACGCTCTCGGTGGTGGCCATGAAG TTCGCCCTGGCAGCCCTGGTCCTGTCTCTGCTGCTGCCCAAGACCAGCCAGTACGTCAAGTGGATCGTGGCCGCGGGGCTGGCCCAGGTCAGCGAGTTCTCTCTGGTCCTGGGGAGCCGGGCGCGCAGAGCACGTATCATCTCTCGGGAG GTGTGCCTCCTCATCCTGAGTGTGACCACGCTCAGCCTCCTCCTGGCCCCGCTGCTGTGGCGCGCGGCCGTCGCCAGGTGTGCGCCGCGGCCCGAGAGGAGGCCCAGCCTCTGA